Proteins from a genomic interval of Phlebotomus papatasi isolate M1 chromosome 3, Ppap_2.1, whole genome shotgun sequence:
- the LOC129808089 gene encoding uncharacterized protein LOC129808089 — protein sequence MKLIVIILATLVAQGYSQRYCYICNNCNDPFDTSGHDRVRCTADNIFQPPVEETPPPAETTTPPLNTPTTTTGPVTQSTDSQPPSDTPPGPPSETPTTTLFPPTPAGLPPQGLLRRRRNISPINEVQDPTQNQAFRCFIAHRDVGGEVQTQRGCTAYIGEATCALLGVAGDNCRICDSDGCNSGARFTLSILTLITALFIAIRLH from the exons ATGAAGTTGATTGTGATCATTCTGGCCACCCTTGTGGCTCAAG GATATTCTCAGCGATATTGCTACATTTGCAACAACTGCAATGATCCCTTTGATACCAGTGGTCACGATCGTGTTCGATGCACAGCTGATAATATCTTCCAGCCTCCAGTAGAGGAGACACCACCCCCAGCTGAAACTACAACGCCCCCATTAAATACTCCAACGACGACAACAGGCCCAGTAACACAGTCTACGGACTCACAACCTCCGTCAGACACTCCCCCTGGTCCTCCATCTGAAACCCCAACAACCACCCTCTTTCCACCAACTCCTGCAGGCCTTCCACCCCAAGGCCTATTGCGGAGACGAAGGAACATTTCTCCTATTAATGAAGTCCAGGATCCCACCCAAAATCAAGCTTTCCGTTGCTTTATTGCTCACCGCGACGTTG GTGGAGAAGTCCAGACCCAGAGAGGTTGCACGGCCTATATTGGTGAAGCAACATGTGCGTTATTGGGAGTTGCTGGAGATAATTGCAGAATTTGCGACAGCGATGGTTGCAATAGTGGCGCAAGATTTACCTTGTCAATCTTAACGCTCATCACCGCACTTTTCATCGCAATCCGACTTCATTAA
- the LOC129808090 gene encoding uncharacterized protein LOC129808090 → MMRNRGISLLQIIAIFLLATKSALAIKCYNCDSTKNRECIDVSSSNTIIPETCTPQKLSTADPNSSSWLQKLIRIDIYSNNPYNVAMICQKISVVNDVDPEDRIIVRSCQVDGAQTDPCSVATDKIRDQQLRGYKIEHCSVCNRDNCNGAMGLAKMWSPMAILLVMMIFARTQLCFYTCNDALYQWWKVIKLLARRT, encoded by the exons ATGATGAGAAACCGAGGAATTTCACTGTtgcaaataattgcaatttttttgctTGCCACTAAATctg CTCTGGCCATAAAGTGTTACAATTGTGACTCAACGAAAAATAGAGAGTGCATAGATGTTAGTTCATCAAACACGATAATACCAGAG ACCTGCACCCCACAGAAACTCTCAACGGCTGATCCTAATTCGAGTAGTTGGCTCCAGAAGTTGATTAGAATTGATATTTACTCCAACAATCCATACAACGTGGCAATGATTTGTCAGAAGATCAGTGTTGTCAATG ATGTAGACCCAGAGGACCGCATTATAGTCCGTAGTTGCCAGGTTGACGGAGCCCAAACAGATCCATGCAGCGTAGCGACTGATAAGATAAGGGATCAGCAACTTCGTGGCTACAAAATTGAACACTGTTCCGTCTGCAACAGGGATAACTGCAATGGAGCCATGGGATTGGCGAAAATGTGGTCACCAATGGCCATCTTACTGGTCATGATGATCTTTGCCAGGACTCAACTGTG ctTTTATACATGCAATGATGCACTTTATCAATGGTggaaagtaataaaattacttGCAAGGCGTACATAA
- the LOC129806710 gene encoding uncharacterized protein LOC129806710: MANSNPTEEEIPSTEENIRLLSHWLVQFPKLPAIEIKKFSGNEEDWHSFFELFNTVIHGNPRLKDVTRLQYLMSYLEKGPLSLIDHLTLSNANYASAISILKTRYESKRILVASYVKPLVRYKKFKIYPAEDVIGLHDRINVSLTGLKNLQYDISSWDPLIVSIAMNKFDSETAKAFEETLPDTTTVPSLEELQNFLTRRYRILKAIGNNSKSN, from the coding sequence ATGGCTAATTCAAATCCAACGGAAGAAGAAATTCCATCAACTGAAGAAAACATCAGACTGTTGTCTCATTGGTTAGTCCAGTTTCCCAAACTACCTGCCATTGAGATCAAGAAGTTTTCCGGCAACGAAGAAGATTGGCATTCTTTCTTTGAGCTCTTCAACACGGTCATTCACGGAAATCCAAGGCTCAAAGATGTAACAAGGCTCCAGTATTTGATGTCATATCTTGAAAAGGGACCACTATCCTTGATTGATCACCTGACACTCTCCAACGCCAATTATGCCAGTGCTATCAGCATCCTTAAAACCAGATATGAAAGCAAGAGGATTTTGGTCGCATCTTACGTCAAACCATTAGTCAGGtacaagaaattcaaaatctaCCCCGCTGAAGATGTTATTGGGCTACATGATCGCATCAACGTTTCTCTTACGGGACTTAAGAATCTTCAGTACGACATCAGTTCCTGGGATCCCTTAATCGTATCCATCGCCATGAACAAATTTGATTCTGAAACCGCTAAAGCTTTTGAGGAGACTTTGCCTGATACAACGACGGTTCCATCCTTGGAAGAACTTCAGAACTTCCTTACAAGAAGATACAGAATCCTAAAAGCCATAGGAAACAACTCCAAGAGCAACTAA